The Haloarcula sp. CBA1127 genomic interval TTGACACTGGGCCGATACTCAAGCAGGAAGAGGTCTCCATCGGGCCTACCGATACCGCTTATTCGCTCTACCACCGACTCATCCACGCCGGAATGAGCAACTTCCTGCCAGTACTCGAATTAATCGTGGAAGAAGAGTACAGCGGCCGACCACAGACGGGGGTCGGCACGTATCACGGGCGAGGCGACCTTCCAAACGACGGAGTTATTAACCATCAGTGGTCTGACGATGAAATCGATCGATTCATCCGGGCGATGTACTACCCACCGTTTCGACCCGCAGTAGCCGAATTCGGCGGTCAGGAATTCGAAATAACGTCGATGGCGGAGTACCGTCGTCTCCGACGTCGACACGGTATCAAGCAATGACGTGTGACGTATTCGCCGTAATTCCGGCGCGTGGGGGGTCAAAGCGGATACCGAAAAAGAACATCAAGGAAGTGGCTGGAAAACCCCTCATCGCCCACACGGTGGAGCAGGCGAACGAAGCGACAACGATAGACAGAGTGATTGTCTCGACTGACGACGAGGAGATAGCCTCAGTAGCACGCGAGTACGGCGGGGAAATCCCTTTTATAAGGCCGGCCAGACTAGCAACGGATGAGACACCGGGGCCACCGGTCATCCAACACGCGCTCGACTGGATCGAAAAACAACAGGAACCGCCGACCGTGGTTGTAAAGTTGCAAGCTACTTCTCCACTCCGTCGAGTAGATGACATCGACCAGGCAGTACGGAAGCTGCAAAACGACGAGGCTGCGAAGTCGGTCATCTCCGTGACTGAGTTTGAGCAACCACCATTCTGGGCAGTGGAACCTGACGATGACGGGTACCTGCATACGTACTTCGATAGGGACGTCCTTTGGACTGACGACATTCCACGTAGCCAGGACCTTCCAGCTTTGCGCTGCCCGAACGGGGCCATCTTTGCCGCGCGGAGGAACGCTTTTATTGAACACGAATCATTCTATACCGATGCCACGGTCCCATTCGAAATGCCAAGAGACCGATCAATTGATATTGACGAACCGATAGACCTAGAGATAGTCAGGACTCTTGCAGAGAAATGAAATGCAACGCGTATAGTTTAAGAATGTACGATCACTGGCACGCTACTACTTA includes:
- a CDS encoding cytidylyltransferase domain-containing protein: MTCDVFAVIPARGGSKRIPKKNIKEVAGKPLIAHTVEQANEATTIDRVIVSTDDEEIASVAREYGGEIPFIRPARLATDETPGPPVIQHALDWIEKQQEPPTVVVKLQATSPLRRVDDIDQAVRKLQNDEAAKSVISVTEFEQPPFWAVEPDDDGYLHTYFDRDVLWTDDIPRSQDLPALRCPNGAIFAARRNAFIEHESFYTDATVPFEMPRDRSIDIDEPIDLEIVRTLAEK